Proteins encoded within one genomic window of Synechococcus sp. PCC 7335:
- a CDS encoding sulfotransferase domain-containing protein codes for MSNPSLEISQLFSTLPAPHPNFSKAFAFSIHKAGSSLMMSLLTQYCKAINFPSINISEVMFNEGIFDRDWFQLTELREVINEGYLHLGFRALPEILNPNSEHMVVNPRDYRACLLVRDPRDCLVSQYYSMGRSEDSSHVSPKKNTEAWLEFCRKQATNTIDDYALVNCEWLFTKFENYLAVVINNPNIRVFRYEDIYFDKLSFLIDMLEWFSIPIDQTVVEAVAKQNDIRPDEEDWSKHIRKGTPGDYREKLSAETTSKLTTYFAELMANYGYSLVS; via the coding sequence ATGTCAAATCCATCCTTGGAAATTTCCCAGCTTTTCTCTACGCTGCCGGCTCCACATCCAAATTTTTCAAAGGCCTTTGCATTCTCGATACACAAAGCGGGCAGCAGCCTGATGATGAGCTTGCTGACTCAATATTGCAAAGCAATCAACTTTCCGAGTATCAATATCTCCGAAGTGATGTTTAATGAAGGAATTTTTGATCGAGACTGGTTCCAACTGACTGAGTTGAGAGAAGTTATCAATGAAGGCTATTTACATCTAGGATTTCGGGCCCTGCCGGAGATCCTCAATCCCAACTCTGAGCACATGGTAGTGAATCCTCGTGATTACCGTGCTTGTTTGCTGGTAAGAGATCCTCGCGACTGTCTTGTCTCCCAGTATTACTCCATGGGTAGGTCTGAGGATTCAAGTCATGTATCACCTAAGAAAAATACTGAAGCATGGCTTGAATTCTGTCGCAAGCAAGCAACGAATACTATAGATGACTATGCATTAGTCAATTGTGAGTGGCTTTTTACTAAATTCGAAAACTATCTTGCTGTAGTTATTAATAATCCGAATATCCGAGTTTTTAGGTACGAGGATATCTACTTTGACAAGCTAAGCTTTCTAATCGATATGCTGGAATGGTTCTCAATTCCTATTGATCAAACAGTAGTAGAAGCTGTTGCTAAGCAAAATGATATTCGACCTGATGAAGAAGATTGGAGTAAGCATATCCGTAAAGGAACGCCTGGAGATTATAGAGAAAAGCTATCTGCTGAGACGACTTCAAAACTCACAACATATTTTGCAGAGCTGATGGCAAACTATGGCTACTCTTTGGTCAGCTAG